DNA from Aggregatimonas sangjinii:
ATTTCGCGTATCGAAACTACCGTATCCCAAACGGAGTTTATTTTCTAAGGGAGTATCAAAATCGAGTTGGTTGTTGAGATGAATGCTACCGCCGACCGCACCCGTACCGTATTGCGTACTTCCTCCCCCGCTCCTAACGGTAATTCCATCCAAGTTTTGGGGCATGAGCGCGTTAAAATCCGTTTGGCCCGTAAGCTGCGAATTGATATTGATTCCGTTCCAGACCACGGCCGTCTGTTGTGCCGTAGTACCTCTGAACGAGGCCGAGGAAATCATCCCGTAGCCGCTCTCCTTAAAATAAATAAGGGTCGTCGCACGCAGATTATCGGTAAGCATACCGCTATTGCGCATCAAGACGGAGTCGGTCAAGGTCCTGACCTTTATTCCGTTGGAAAAATCGCGCAATCGACTGTCGGTCAAAACGACCTCGTCTAGTACCACCACGGAATCGCGTTGCGCAAAAACAACGTTCGCACTGAGCAGCACGAACAAAAACAGGAGTACATTTTTCATACCTCTAAAGACCCTTTACCCGAGCGTCTATCAATTTAGGTTACGAATCGTGCCTGTTCGAAAACAGGTTTGGCAGGTCTCCTGACTTACAATTTGCCGTAACACCTTCCCGCTCGTTCAAGAGCAGTGGCTATTTTTTTACAGCAACCCATCGATAGGGACAGGATACCGAATCTAGTTCGGTATATGCTTACAGTTGCGGGAACAGTTCCAGACTTTTGAAATACGGAATTAGATGTACGACGGAAAAAGTCGTTAATCGCAGCCCATTCATTCAAGCACTGGATTCCCTTTTAATCCCATCGCACTAACATGCAATGGGAACCAAAATTCAAAACGAAATTAAACAATTTGTTCAATCTTTCAATCGAAAGATGAAATAATACTACTTTTGGCTTCTACCTAAATTTCGTGATGAACAAAATTTTTCTATTGCCGTTACTTTTGCTGATCGTTTGTTGCAAGGAAGAGAAAAAAAATAATCTTCCCACGGCCGAGGTGACCAAAAACCCAGTTGTCAATCACGCGACAGGGTTTCAAATTGAAAAATCCGGCAAAGACATTACGCTCATCAAAATCACCTCCCCTTGGCCCGATTCGGAGGCTGCGTTTACCTATGCCCTGATTCCAAAAGAAAAGATGGCGTTTATGACGTTGAATCGTGATGCCTATGATGCCATTATAGCGGTCCCGGTCGACCGTATCGTCGTTACCTCTACCACACACATTCCCGCTTTGGAAAGTTTGGGTGTGGAAGACAAGTTGGTCGGTTTTCCACAAACGGCTTTTATTTCATCGCCCAAAACACGTAAAAGAATAGCTGCAGGACTCATTCAAGAATTGGGTAATAATGAGACCTTAAACACCGAAATGGTCCTGGCACTGAACCCAGAAGTAGTGGTAGGCTTCGGTATCAACGACCAAAACAAGGCTTATGAGACGCTTGAACGCGCCAATATTCCGGTTGTGTATAATGGTGAATGGACAGAGGAAACCCCTTTGGGCAAAGCGGAATGGATCAAGTTTTTCGCCCCTTTTTTTGGGTTGGAAAAAAAGGCGGACAGCCTATTTCAAACCATCGAAAAATCCTATGTCGGCGCCAAGCAACTGGCAGAAAAAGCCACCAGTAGACCGACGGTTTTGAGTGGTGGCCTATATAAGGATGTCTGGCACGTAGCCGGAGGTAAAAGCTGGGTCGCCCAGTTTTTGGCCGATGCCCATACACACTATATTTACAGCGATACCGAAAATACCGGAAGCATTTCACTGAGCCTTGAAAGTGTTCTGGACAAAGCGCACGACGCTGACTATTGGATCAATCCGTCTTTACATGTATCCTACGAAGAATTACTGACGGACAATTCGCACTACAAGCAATTTGATGCCTTTAAAAATCGACAGGTCTACACGAATGCCAACACCCAGGGGGAGACTGGAGGGTTGCTGTTTTATGAACTTGCACCCACACGACCAGATTTGGTTTTGAAAGATCTTATACACATCTTTCATCCCGAGCTACTTCCGCAGTACCAACCTCATTTTTTTAAGCCCCTCCAATAAGTTGAACGGTAAGAAAACATACGGCCTTTCGTTCGTGATTTTAATCATTGTATTGCTGTTATCCATTGGCCTAAATGTGAGTTTTGGTTCGGTTTCCATTCCATTTCAGGAAACGTTGGCCCTTTTGTTCGGGAATACCTCCGAAAACACCAATTGGGGATACATTATTTTGGAATATCGGGTTCCAAAAGCCTTTACCGCAATGCTTGTAGGAGGTGCGCTCGCCCTAAGCGGACTATTAATGCAGACCCTTTTTAGAAATCCCTTGGCCGGACCGTTTGTATTGGGCATCAGTTCCGGGGCAAGTCTCGGTGCGGCACTCTGGATTATGGGGGCATCCTGGTTTTCCGGAGTAGTGACCTATGGGTGGGCGAACGATGTTTCCCTTGCTTTGGCTGCAAGTATCGGAAGTTTTTTGGTGCTGGCGGCCGTAATGCTGGTAGCGGCACGGGTAAAAGATACTATGGCCCTCCTCATTATCGGGTTGATGTTCGGTAGTATCACGGGTGCCGTTGTAGGTGTATTGTCCTATTTTACCAATGCCGAAAAATTACAACAATACATTTATTGGTCTTTCGGTAGTGTTGGCAACCTTTCGTGGAATCAATTGTTCTTGCTTGCCGGAATCGTTGTCTTGGGAGTCGTTTTGAGTGTGCTATCCATTAAAGCCTTAAATGCCTATTTGTTGGGTGAAAATTATGCGCGTAGTCTGGGTGTACATTTAAAAAAGTCCCGTTACATCATCATAATAGCAACAGGATTATTAGCAGGTTCGGTAACTGCCTTTGCCGGACCTATCGCCTTTGTCGGGCTTGCCGTTCCACATTTGACAAGGCAACTATTTCGCACGACCGACCATCGAATTTTAGTACCGGCAGTGTTGCTCTATGGGGCTATTTTGATGTTGCTTTGTGATACGGTGGCACAATTGCCCGGTTCGGCGAGAGTCCTACCTATAAATGCCATCACCAGTATTTTGGGCGCTCCGGTGGTGATTTGGTTGTTGATCCGTAAAAAACGTATGCTATTTTGATTCCTGAAAAAACACATAGCATTATTACTTTAACGGATGTATCCGTGGGATATAAAGACACGGTCGTCGTAAAGTCCATTGACTTTACCTTAAAAAAAGGAGAATTGATGGTTATCGTCGGTACCAACGGCATTGGCAAATCAACCTTATTGCGTACCCTAGGGAAGATGCAACCCAAACTATCGGGCACCATACACATCAACGGGGAGTCTTTGGAGGAACTTAAATCTAGGAACCTTGCTTCGGAAATCAGCATGGTATTGACAGAGGCCATCCCCTCGAAGACGCTGACGGTTTGGGAATTGATTGCTTTGGGCAGACAACCCTATACGAATTGGATCGGTACTTTGACCAAAACCGACACGGCAAAAATCAGCGAAGCGATTCAAATGCTCGAACTGGAGGCACTACAGAATAAAGCTTGTTATACATTGAGCGACGGGCAGCTACAACGCGCGATGATTGCACGTGCCTTGGCCCAGGATACCCCGATCGTGCTACTGGATGAGCCGACCACGCATCTCGACCTGTATCA
Protein-coding regions in this window:
- a CDS encoding FecCD family ABC transporter permease produces the protein MNGKKTYGLSFVILIIVLLLSIGLNVSFGSVSIPFQETLALLFGNTSENTNWGYIILEYRVPKAFTAMLVGGALALSGLLMQTLFRNPLAGPFVLGISSGASLGAALWIMGASWFSGVVTYGWANDVSLALAASIGSFLVLAAVMLVAARVKDTMALLIIGLMFGSITGAVVGVLSYFTNAEKLQQYIYWSFGSVGNLSWNQLFLLAGIVVLGVVLSVLSIKALNAYLLGENYARSLGVHLKKSRYIIIIATGLLAGSVTAFAGPIAFVGLAVPHLTRQLFRTTDHRILVPAVLLYGAILMLLCDTVAQLPGSARVLPINAITSILGAPVVIWLLIRKKRMLF
- a CDS encoding ABC transporter ATP-binding protein, translated to MIPEKTHSIITLTDVSVGYKDTVVVKSIDFTLKKGELMVIVGTNGIGKSTLLRTLGKMQPKLSGTIHINGESLEELKSRNLASEISMVLTEAIPSKTLTVWELIALGRQPYTNWIGTLTKTDTAKISEAIQMLELEALQNKACYTLSDGQLQRAMIARALAQDTPIVLLDEPTTHLDLYHKVQILKLLQQIAHTTQKTILFTSHEIEMAIQLCDKLLLLDGKTNPFGSPESLIKENAFDALFPSDTLVFNSETRSFQIKK
- a CDS encoding ABC transporter substrate-binding protein, producing MNKIFLLPLLLLIVCCKEEKKNNLPTAEVTKNPVVNHATGFQIEKSGKDITLIKITSPWPDSEAAFTYALIPKEKMAFMTLNRDAYDAIIAVPVDRIVVTSTTHIPALESLGVEDKLVGFPQTAFISSPKTRKRIAAGLIQELGNNETLNTEMVLALNPEVVVGFGINDQNKAYETLERANIPVVYNGEWTEETPLGKAEWIKFFAPFFGLEKKADSLFQTIEKSYVGAKQLAEKATSRPTVLSGGLYKDVWHVAGGKSWVAQFLADAHTHYIYSDTENTGSISLSLESVLDKAHDADYWINPSLHVSYEELLTDNSHYKQFDAFKNRQVYTNANTQGETGGLLFYELAPTRPDLVLKDLIHIFHPELLPQYQPHFFKPLQ